The Muribaculum intestinale genome includes the window CGCTAGTTCGAGTCTAGTCACCCCGACGATAAAGAGAACATTTAAATAATAGTCAGCACAGATGCAGACCTTTCCACTTCATGTGGATAAATCCCCGAAAACATCTGCGAAAATAGCTCAGTTGGTAGAGCACGACCTTGCCAAGGTCGGGGTCGCGGGTTCGAGTCCCGTTTTTCGCTCTAAGTTATGCATCTATTATGCTGACAAAAGTCCGGGTGGTGGAATTGGTAGACACGCTACTTTGAGGGGGTAGTGGCCGAAAGGCTGTGTGAGTTCGAATCTCATCTCGGACACAATATTTTAGCGGGGTGTAGCTCAGTTGGTTAGAGTACGCGTCTGGGGGGCGTGAGGTCGCTAGTTCGAGTCTAGTCACCCCGACGATAAAGAGAACATTTAAATAATAGTCAGCACAGATGCAGACCTTTCCACTTCATGTGGATAAATCCCCGAAAACATCTGCGAAAATAGCTCAGTTGGTAGAGCACGACCTTGCCAAGGTCGGGGTCGCGGGTTCGAGTCCCGTTTTTCGCTCTAAGTTATGCATCTATTATGCTGACAAAAGTCCGGGTGGTGGAATTGGTAGACACGCTACTTTGAGGGGGTAGTGGCCGAAAGGCTGTGTGAGTTCGAATCTCATCTCGGACACAATATTTTAGCGGGGTGTAGCTCAGTTGGTTAGAGTACGCGTCTGGGGGGCGTGAGGTCGCTAGTTCGAGTCTAGTCACCCCGACTAAAGAAAAGAGTAAGCCGTTGTAACTCATGTTACAACGGCTTACTCTTTTTATAAGAGGATGTTGTTTATATGACACCCTCCTAAACATCTTGATAACATGATCCGGCGGCATGACATTGCTCCCCTATCCTATCGACCACTATTAAGAGGGTGTTTAATAACAAAAGTTAAATCCTGAGCTGCGGATTTTGAGATGGATTCGGTTCTATGCAGAAGGAGCATAGCGGGCTATGTGACTGAGGCATAGAGCCGAATACGCTCAAAAGCCGCAGACATGATGCTATCTTTATGTCAGTCATATGTTTCATTCTTTTGTGATTTTTTGAAATTACCATCGCCTTGGTGTCTCTTTTGTTAACTGGCTGTTGCTCGTCGGTCACATAGCACCGCTATGCTTCCTCCTCACAGCCAGCCATTTAATCAAAAGATACACCACTCAGGTTTTAACTTTTGTTATTAAACACCCTCTAAATCTCTCGATTCAAGTCTTTGCCATAGACATACTCTATGAGAGATTATCCATTGTAGGCCACACTAAAATAGCCACACACCTCATTTACACACATTTTACATCAAGAAATGCATATATAAACAGAGCCGCTGCAGGGATGTGCTTGCAGCGGCTCTGTTTATAGAATTGTTATCTGTCGGTAATCAGAACTTATATCCGAGAGAGAGCACAAGCTGATTGTAGTTAGACTTCACTGTAGCTTGAGGAGAATCCATTACAATAGTGCCTTCGGCAACTATTGGAGAATAAGCATGCCATGTCGACTCACGGTGTTTGTTGACATAAGCGAGGTCTATCGCAAAACGTCCTACACGATAGCCAAGACCGGCCGTAATATATTGTGTAGCCTTGTTGAATGAATAAGAAGGTATTGTGCCTGCAAACTGTATGTTCTCACCATCATTGGCGACCCACTGCTTCACAGGCGAGGACTCATAGCTGTAGCCGGCACGGAGGCTGAGCTGAGGAGTCACGCGATACTCGGCGCCGACGCGGAATATATTCACGCCCTTGTAATATGTCTTAATCTCATCGGAGACGTCGACATACTCATTATTATTGACATCGGAAAGCTGCATATTCGCACCACGATATTCATAATCGGCACTAATAATGGCCTTGCCACCGATTACGCCCGCAGCACCAACCATGATACGCCAGTGAGTACGCAGATGATAGTCATGGAAGTTATCATATGAATCATTGGCGACTACATTGTCCGTCTCATTTTTGTAATGCTCTCCATTGGGTGCAAGAAGCCCGTTGTCCGGAAGCATGTTATAGTCAATAGCGCCCCAGTATGTATCGGTCATAGAGTACCAGGTAGGAGTATGTACCGCGATACCAATACGGAATTCGTTGATTGGCTTCAGTATCAGGCCAAATTTCACATTAAAACCTGAACCGGACGAATGGAGATAATTGGTAAGGCCATAGCTGGCTGTGCCCGGGACATCCTTATAATACAAATCTTTGGGACCTTCATCTGTACGTACGCTCAGATATGCGTTGCTCAGACGCTCGCCATAGTACGACCACTGGGTATAATCAACATCAGTAATGCCGAATCCAATACCCCAGTAAAGGGTATTGTAAATATTGCCACCGAAAGTAATATTATATTCGTCGACATGCCCTTTCTCGCGGATATCAAAATTAGCCGAACCGGTGGTGCCGTCGCCCATCAGACCCTGAAATGATATCTGTCCATTGGAGTTCTCCTGGCCATTGTTTATTATAAGACTGTTATATGCCAATACTGACATCCATGGAGCGTTATCATACGGATTGTAATTACTGCCCCAGATAAGGTCGACATCTCTATATGGGCTATACCCGTCGCCCATAGGATTGAGCGAGTTGGTAAATGCAGCCACATAGTTGGAGAGCGAAGACCCGCCAAGGTTATTGAAGTTGCCCTTGAACACGCGGTCAAACGAATTGATACGCGAGTATGACGCACCAAACGAAAATGTCGGGGTAGCCTCGCTGTAGAGCTTCATCGTACCGATATATCCAAAGTTGTTTACATTGAACCGGGTCTGGTTGTGCGTATCGGTCATCGAAGGAGCCGAGGCCTGAAACGACTGGAAATTCAAGTCAAGAGTTATTCCAACCTCACTGCTGCGATATATGCCGATACCGGCAGGGTTCTGTCCAAGAGTGGACAGGTCACCACCGAGTGCTGTAAACGCACCGCCCATCGACATGAATCGGGCGGTACCACGCATTCCAAGTTCTGACAGATGCGCCACATCGACACCAGCCTGTGCCATTGCAATCGCCGGAACGGCGGCCGCGGCTGCTATAAATAAAGATTTTTTCATATACCAGTGGATGAAAACAGTTATGCAACAAAATATAGTAACAAGGTCTTTAAAAGAGTGACATCATCGGCGTCCGCCACGCGATGTAGTACCGCCACCTCCGCCACGGGAAGAGCCCCCACCCCATCCGCTGCCTCCGCTACTGCGCGAGGGCGACGGCGAACTGTAGGACGGAGACGAGGAACGAGAGTTGCCTCTGCCCGAACGATATGTACCGGAATTGCTATTCGACGGTGTATATGACGGAGTGTATGAAGGTGACGCATTATTACCGGGACGATAATTTCCGACATTGCCGTTTGATGCCGGAGTCGATGAAGATCCGCCCGGGCGATAGTTGCCAAGCGACTGACGTGTCACATTGCCTGCACGCCCGTTAGTACGGCTGTTGAACGGCGAGCCCGGATGCGAGGAGCCGACACCTGTATAGCCATTGCGTATACCTGTAGACTGACGTCCATTGGGCGTATAATTTCCACGGTGCCAAGCCACACCGCCCCATCCGGGTCCCCATCCGGGTCCCCATCCGGGTCCCCAGCCCCATGACCATGACGGACCCCAGGCAGGTCCCCATCCGGGACCCCACCCAGGACCCCAACCCCATGACCATGACGGACCCCACCATGAGTTCCAGCCGAACGACCACGACGGGCCCCAGTAATTCCATGCCCAATACGGCGATGACGGCCACCACGGATCATACCACGACGGACCCCACCCCCAGGAATTCCATCCGGAATTTACAAGATATATATTTATATCGGGCTGAGATGCGGCAGAAGAATAATAGTAGTCGACCAGTTCGGGATCCTTGACATCGGCAATAATGTCACCATTATGGAAACGCTCTATACGCCGTGTATATGTGAAATTGTCGTCCACAGCAGTGGTATCACCCGTCTGTGAAGATGACGCATACTTCCCACGGCGGTTATATTCATCGACATTACGTGCCGACCCGGTACCGGGCAAGGCATATGTATCGGCTGCGGCATAATCGCCACCGCCGAGATTGGGATTATATGTGCTCTGCTGATTGGCAAGCGAACGCCAGTATGCCAGCTCGGCCTCATACTGTTGCTGCTGACGAATGCGCTCTTCCTCGACGGCTTTCTTATGTGCGGCGATTTCCTCCTTGGCTTTTGTATCCTTAGAGGCGTCGTAGTAGATGTCATCATCGTAGTATCCCTGTGCTGAAGCGGTTGCCGCGGCGCCACAGAGAAATGCGGTGAGAAATGCTTTCGTTAATTTCATAATTCTAATTCTCCTTTTGAACAAATCTAATCATTAGACTACTGCATATAGCAATAGTTTAAGAGCTTGTATAATAATTATACCGTCAGTGGATTATAATACAATAACGTTCAAAAATAGCGAATTCCGCTGTAAAAGTCAAAGGAGATAAACATTTAACACACTTAACAGTATTATTTAACATTTATTCGGATGCAAACAAGGGTTCTAAACCTTACTGCCGGCGATTACAACAATCTCCTTATCCAGCGGAAGATGTCGGCGGGCCACATTGCAAAGAGCATCAGGGGTCATTGATGAAATGACATCGACCTGTCTGGCAAAATACTCGGATCCGGTAAAGGAAATTCTCTCTGTGACATGACATGCGGATATCGAGAATGCGGTATCAAGATGCTGCGCGAGCGTGCTCATCAGGTACTGTCGGAGACGCTCCATCTCCTCATCCGTGAAATCGCCCGAATAAAGACGTTCTATCTCTGCCCTGATTTCATTGACCACAGCCTCGGCATAGGCATTGTCGGCCGAAGTCTGGACAAGCATGACCGTGCCTTCAGGCGACCCCAGAAGACCGGCCTGAATACCGTACGTATACCCTTTGTCTTCACGGATGTTGGACATAAGACGGCTGCCGAAATATCCGCCAAGCGCAACCACGGCACAACGAAGCATGATATAATCGGGATGAGTGCGCGGTATCGACGGTATCGCAAAGCGTATGGCACTCTGCAATGCCCCCGGGCTTTCGATAAACCTGAAAGATGGTGCAACTGTGTCAAACGGCAGAATATGAGGGGATGTATCGCTATCTGTATCAACAGCCACCGAACCGAATATCCGGTTTATGCCATCAATCATCGGCGGAGTGACACGTCCAGACAGAAACAGCTCGGCTCCTGAAAGATTGCGGGAGAATATGCAGTCATGCCACCTTAGGAAATCCTCTCTTGAAACAGCCTCGACACTCTGCGGCGTATCCATGACAGCCTTGGGATGATCAGCACCGTAAGCAAGCTCACGCACAGTCTTTTGGGCCTTATACTCCACACGCTGCATGGCAATCGCCGCGCTCTGCGCCATGCGATGGCGACATGTATCTACCGCATGACTGTCCAATTCGGGAGAGAATATCATGTCGGCATATACCGGCAGGAGTTTTTCCCAATGTGAGTTAAGCATCCTGATAGACACTCCGGTAAAGTGGTCGGACACTGAAGGTGAAATCTTCGCTCCGTTAAAGTCAAAGACATCAGAAAGAGCACTGCCGGGATACATCCGGGATCCGTCGAGCATCACCGGCACCAGCATTGAGGCGACAGGCGACCCCATCGCTTCCACCATCCCTCCCGGAGTAAGGAGCATAAGCTCGCTGACATCCTGGAATGAATGGTCGTAAACATTGAGTATAATACCGTTGTCAAGCACGATGCGTTTCATCGGCGGCAACGACAGATGTCCGAACGGCCGCACCTCAGGCGGTGTGATACGATCAAGCATAATGCAGTCAGGCTTCAATAGATTTACAGAACTCTATGGCATGGCATAAATCCTCAGGGGTATCAATGCCGATAGTCGGACACTCCGTCAAGCCAACCTTTATACAATAGCCGGCCTGAAGCCACCTCAACTGCTCGAGCGACTCGGCAATCTCAAGTGTACTCTGCGGAAGGGAGGTGATTCTGTCGAGCACAGCTGCACGATAAGCATACATACCTACATGGGTATAATACTGCGCACGCGACGGCCACTCCTCGCGAGGATAATTGCGCAGATACGGTATCACCGACCGACTGAAATATACAGCCGACATATCATCACCCACAACGACTTTGGGGCGATTAGGGTCAGAAAGAGCCTCATAGCTGCCATTGCGGTCGAACGGACGCACGAGGGTGGCAATGTCTGTGCTGTCGGAGTCAAAGCATTGCTTGAGCGCTGCAATCTGACACGGATCGATAAACGGCTCGTCGCCCTGGATGTTTATAACCACATCGGCCTTTGAGCCGGATTTATGGTAAGCCTCACAGCAACGGTCGGTACCGCTTCTGTGGGTGTCGGATGTCATCACCACATTTCCGCCGAATGCTCTTACGGCATCCGCGATTCTTTCGTCGTCGGTAGCTACTACAACTTCGTCGAGTTCCTTTGAGGCCTGGCGGTAGACACGCTCTATCATGGTCATGCCGCATATGTCGGCCAATGGTTTGCCGGGGAAACGCGATGATGCATATCGCGCAGGTATAATTCCTATAAATGTAGTCATGGAAAAAAATATATCATTTTTCGGCCGCAGTACGGTCGTCTTGTTTATTTTTAATATCAGAATCCGCAGTGGTGGAATCTATCGCAATCTCCAGGTCGGCAACGACCGGCCGGGCAGTACGACCGCTTAACATAGAGGGTGCAAGAAACACGCCTACAATCAGATACACATAATATGTGATTATACGCCAGAAGAGAGCGATGATTAGCGCGACAGAGGCATTGCCGAGCATATCTCCGTAATACTCGGTAAAAAGCCATTCGCTGACTCCACTGCCTCCGGGGGTAGGACTCACCATGAGCACTACCCACACAACAAACTGCCGGGCAAATACGACCAGCTGATTGGCGGCAGGGACAAATCCGAGAAAAAGGGCATTGACCACAAGGTAGCGTGATGTCCATGTGAGAGCAGTGGCGCCGAACACCTCACCCCACCATTTCCAAGATCGGGTGCGCAATGACTTAGCAGTAGCCACCATACTGTCGCCCAATGATATGACAGCCGGTTGCCACCGACGCAACAACTTCCATCCGAAGAGCCATATCAATGCCTTTCTGACACCCTCCGGCTTCAGGATGATGCCAAGAAACAGTATCAGCGTCCACGCAAAGAGCACTGCATATACAATCCAGAAAACCCAACGCAGGCCAATCTCAAATTTAGTGTGACTGAATCCAAACAGTTCGTCGTAGGGTACGATAGCGACAATTATCGGGCATGACACGACAAAGAAAAGCTCGTCGAGAAACAAGGTTGTCATCATCAGTGTAGTGGCACGCCCGAGGGCAATCCCTTCATGATGCAGAAATATCATCCCCAACGATGAGCCTCCCACGGCAGAAGGAGTGACCGCAGACGTAAACTCACACATGAAATTGACCTTGATGGCCTGCCACCATGTAAGCTCACGGTCAGTAAGGGAGCGGAATCTCCATGTAAGCCCAAAGTCGCGCCCAGCCATACAGAGCCACGCCAACAGGATACACACTATCACATGAACATCAAAGTGAATTGAGTCCCATACCTTTACACTGAATTCCCTACGGAAAAGCCATACAACCACAGTAAGGCC containing:
- the kdsB gene encoding 3-deoxy-manno-octulosonate cytidylyltransferase, producing MTTFIGIIPARYASSRFPGKPLADICGMTMIERVYRQASKELDEVVVATDDERIADAVRAFGGNVVMTSDTHRSGTDRCCEAYHKSGSKADVVINIQGDEPFIDPCQIAALKQCFDSDSTDIATLVRPFDRNGSYEALSDPNRPKVVVGDDMSAVYFSRSVIPYLRNYPREEWPSRAQYYTHVGMYAYRAAVLDRITSLPQSTLEIAESLEQLRWLQAGYCIKVGLTECPTIGIDTPEDLCHAIEFCKSIEA
- a CDS encoding OmpP1/FadL family transporter, whose amino-acid sequence is MKKSLFIAAAAAVPAIAMAQAGVDVAHLSELGMRGTARFMSMGGAFTALGGDLSTLGQNPAGIGIYRSSEVGITLDLNFQSFQASAPSMTDTHNQTRFNVNNFGYIGTMKLYSEATPTFSFGASYSRINSFDRVFKGNFNNLGGSSLSNYVAAFTNSLNPMGDGYSPYRDVDLIWGSNYNPYDNAPWMSVLAYNSLIINNGQENSNGQISFQGLMGDGTTGSANFDIREKGHVDEYNITFGGNIYNTLYWGIGFGITDVDYTQWSYYGERLSNAYLSVRTDEGPKDLYYKDVPGTASYGLTNYLHSSGSGFNVKFGLILKPINEFRIGIAVHTPTWYSMTDTYWGAIDYNMLPDNGLLAPNGEHYKNETDNVVANDSYDNFHDYHLRTHWRIMVGAAGVIGGKAIISADYEYRGANMQLSDVNNNEYVDVSDEIKTYYKGVNIFRVGAEYRVTPQLSLRAGYSYESSPVKQWVANDGENIQFAGTIPSYSFNKATQYITAGLGYRVGRFAIDLAYVNKHRESTWHAYSPIVAEGTIVMDSPQATVKSNYNQLVLSLGYKF
- a CDS encoding lysylphosphatidylglycerol synthase transmembrane domain-containing protein, with protein sequence MSDEKNNNKQYPNSVTNTSRSPHISMWKVLIPVVIGLTVVVWLFRREFSVKVWDSIHFDVHVIVCILLAWLCMAGRDFGLTWRFRSLTDRELTWWQAIKVNFMCEFTSAVTPSAVGGSSLGMIFLHHEGIALGRATTLMMTTLFLDELFFVVSCPIIVAIVPYDELFGFSHTKFEIGLRWVFWIVYAVLFAWTLILFLGIILKPEGVRKALIWLFGWKLLRRWQPAVISLGDSMVATAKSLRTRSWKWWGEVFGATALTWTSRYLVVNALFLGFVPAANQLVVFARQFVVWVVLMVSPTPGGSGVSEWLFTEYYGDMLGNASVALIIALFWRIITYYVYLIVGVFLAPSMLSGRTARPVVADLEIAIDSTTADSDIKNKQDDRTAAEK
- a CDS encoding M16 family metallopeptidase is translated as MLDRITPPEVRPFGHLSLPPMKRIVLDNGIILNVYDHSFQDVSELMLLTPGGMVEAMGSPVASMLVPVMLDGSRMYPGSALSDVFDFNGAKISPSVSDHFTGVSIRMLNSHWEKLLPVYADMIFSPELDSHAVDTCRHRMAQSAAIAMQRVEYKAQKTVRELAYGADHPKAVMDTPQSVEAVSREDFLRWHDCIFSRNLSGAELFLSGRVTPPMIDGINRIFGSVAVDTDSDTSPHILPFDTVAPSFRFIESPGALQSAIRFAIPSIPRTHPDYIMLRCAVVALGGYFGSRLMSNIREDKGYTYGIQAGLLGSPEGTVMLVQTSADNAYAEAVVNEIRAEIERLYSGDFTDEEMERLRQYLMSTLAQHLDTAFSISACHVTERISFTGSEYFARQVDVISSMTPDALCNVARRHLPLDKEIVVIAGSKV